In a single window of the Raphanus sativus cultivar WK10039 chromosome 9, ASM80110v3, whole genome shotgun sequence genome:
- the LOC108823824 gene encoding B-box zinc finger protein 23, with translation MKIQCEVCEKAEAEVLCCSDEAALCKPCDITVHEGNKLFQRHHRVPLQKSASTTSSAAPLCDICKERKGYFFCLDDRALLCNDCDGAIHICNSHQRFLLSGVQASDQSLTKSSGCSTSLSSETYQIQSKASLDSQRSSEENEAGNSGETDKSPSVI, from the exons ATGAAGATACAGTGTGAAGTGTGTGAAAAAGCTGAAGCAGAAGTACTTTGCTGTTCAGATGAAGCTGCTCTTTGCAAACCATGTGACATTACGGTTCATGAAGGTAATAAACTTTTCCAGAGGCATCACCGAGTTCCTCTACAGAAATCTGCATCCACCACATCATCTGCAGCTCCTCTATGTGATATCTGCAAG GAGAGAAAAGGGTACTTCTTCTGCTTAGATGACAGAGCATTGCTCTGTAATGACTGTGATGGAGCCATTCACATCTGCAATTCCCACCAAAGGTTTCTACTTTCTGGAGTCCAAGCTTCGGATCAGTCTTTGACTAAAAGCTCCGGATGCAGCACTAGTCTTAGCTCTGAAACTTACCAGATTCAGTCAAAAGCTTCTTTGGATAGTCAACGATCCAGTGAGGAGAATGAAGCCGGAAACTCAGGTGAGACAGACAAGAGTCCTTCTGTCATCTGA